The genomic interval AATCAGGTGCTTGTTCTAAAAAAAGTGAAAGAAATAGTTAAAGAGAGGCAAGTTACAGCCATTATGACAATTCATGACCCCAATCTGGCAATGCTCTTTTCAGACAGCATTGTAATGATTAACAGCGGAAGTGTAGTAGCCGATGGAAGTGCAAAAGATGTGATAAATGAGGAAAATCTCAAGCGGATTTACGGGATTGATGTTACTGTAATCAGCGTGAATGGGACAAGAGTGGTAGCACCGAAAATAGAGGTATAGTAAAGTAGAACGACAGGGTTATGAAAAATAAATTTATAATAGAAGTTTTTGACCTACAAAAACACTACGGCCCGCCCGAAAAAAGGATAACGGCAGTTAGCAGTATATCATTCAAAATTGAAGTGGGAACTGTATTTGGCCTTCTCGGACCGAATGGAGCAGGAAAGACTACTACCATAAAAATACTCACTACCCTCACAATGCCTGATTCGGGCAGGTGTGTAATTGATGGATTTGATGTTGTTAATGACCCAATGGAGATAAAAAGGCGGATAGGTGTTGTCCCTCAGGAGAACAATCTTGACAGGGAACTTACAGCCTATGAGAATCTCCTCATTTATGGAATGCTGCACAATGTAAAGAATCTGAAGGAAAAGATAGAGGAAAAGTTAAGGATGGTGGGACTCTGGGAAAGAAAGGACTCCCTCGTCTCACACTTCTCAGGGGGTATGCAAAGAAGGCTTCTTTTTGCCAGAGCGCTCTTACCTGAGCCATCAATCCTTTTTCTCGATGAACCCACCATTGGGCTTGACCCTCAGATAAGGAGGCAGCTCTGGGATGTTATCCGCAAGACAAGAATAGACGGCAGAACTGTTGTATTAACCACGCATTATATAGAAGAGGCCGAGGCACTTTGTGACAGAATCGGCATTCTTGCAAAAGGCCGGTTGATTGCTCTTGACACACCGTCAAACCTTAAGAAACTGGTAGGGGAATATGTCGTTGATGTGATAGATGATGAAGGGAGGCTTATGCAATATATGTTCAAGACCCGGGATGAGGCGC from Dissulfurispira thermophila carries:
- a CDS encoding ABC transporter ATP-binding protein, with translation MKNKFIIEVFDLQKHYGPPEKRITAVSSISFKIEVGTVFGLLGPNGAGKTTTIKILTTLTMPDSGRCVIDGFDVVNDPMEIKRRIGVVPQENNLDRELTAYENLLIYGMLHNVKNLKEKIEEKLRMVGLWERKDSLVSHFSGGMQRRLLFARALLPEPSILFLDEPTIGLDPQIRRQLWDVIRKTRIDGRTVVLTTHYIEEAEALCDRIGILAKGRLIALDTPSNLKKLVGEYVVDVIDDEGRLMQYMFKTRDEAHQKAMELQNGVTIRRSNLEDVFVKLTGGRIE